A region of Saimiri boliviensis isolate mSaiBol1 chromosome 10, mSaiBol1.pri, whole genome shotgun sequence DNA encodes the following proteins:
- the GPR85 gene encoding putative G-protein coupled receptor 85, translated as MANYSHAADNILQNLSPLTAFLKLTSLGFIIGVSVVGNLLISILLVKDKTLHRAPYYFLLDLCCSDILRSAICFPFVFNSVKNGSAWTYGTLTCKVIAFLGVLSCFHTAFMLFCISVTRYLAIAHHRFYTKRLTFWTCLAVICMVWTLSVAMAFPPVLDVGTYSFIREEDQCTFQHRSFRANDSLGFMLLLALILLATQLVYLKLIFFVHDRRKMKPVQFVAAVSQNWTFHGPGASGQAAANWLAGFGRGPTPPTLLGIRQNANTTGRRRLLVLDEFKMEKRISRMFYIMTFLFLTLWGPYLVACYWRVFARGPVVPGGFLTAAVWMSFAQAGINPFVCIFSNRELRRCFSTTLLYCRKSRLPREPYCVI; from the coding sequence ATGGCGAACTACAGCCATGCAGCTGACAACATTTTGCAAAATCTCTCGCCTCTAACAGCCTTTCTGAAACTGACTTCCTTGGGTTTCATAATAGGAGTCAGCGTGGTGGGCAACCTCCTGATCTCCATTTTGCTAGTGAAAGATAAGACCTTGCATAGAGCACCTTACTACTTCCTGTTGGATCTTTGCTGTTCAGATATCCTCAGATCTGCAATTTGTTTCCCATTTGTATTCAACTCTGTCAAAAATGGCTCTGCCTGGACTTACGGGACTCTGACTTGCAAAGTGATTGCCTTTCTGGGGGTTTTGTCCTGTTTCCACACTGCTTTCATGCTCTTCTGCATCAGTGTCACCAGATACTTAGCTATCGCCCATCACCGCTTCTATACAAAGAGGCTGACCTTTTGGACGTGTCTGGCTGTGATCTGTATGGTGTGGACTCTGTCTGTGGCCATGGCATTTCCCCCGGTTTTAGACGTGGGCACTTACTCATTCATTAGGGAGGAAGATCAATGCACCTTCCAACACCGCTCCTTCAGGGCTAATGATTCCTTAGGATTTATGCTGCTTCTTGCTCTCATCCTCCTAGCCACACAGCTTGTCTACCTCAAGCTGATATTTTTCGTCCACGATCGAAGGAAAATGAAGCCAGTCCAGTTTGTAGCAGCAGTCAGCCAGAACTGGACTTTTCATGGTCCTGGAGCCAGTGGCCAGGCAGCTGCCAATTGGCTAGCAGGATTTGGAAGGGGTCCCACACCACCCACCTTGCTGGGCATCAGGCAAAACGCAAACACCACAGGCAGAAGAAGGTTGTTGGTCTTAGATGAgttcaaaatggagaaaagaatcaGCAGAATGTTCTATATAATGACTTTTCTCTTTCTAACCTTGTGGGGCCCCTACCTGGTGGCCTGTTATTGGAGAGTTTTTGCAAGAGGGCCTGTAGTACCAGGGGGATTTCTAACAGCTGCTGTCTGGATGAGTTTTGCCCAAGCAGGAATCAATCCTTTTGTCTGCATTTTCTCCAACAGGGAGCTGAGGCGCTGTTTCAGCACAACCCTACTTTACTGCAGAAAATCCAGGTTACCAAGGGAACCTTACTGTGTTATATGA